One genomic window of Methanomassiliicoccus sp. includes the following:
- a CDS encoding PAS domain-containing protein: MSLRLLEWLILGILILTCLLLAAKTFRKEKGRLRSLFIILMLTFCGLFSTLALDLWVESMDVRVFLGGLQVLLFSIACILLLFFDLEYAGKGRWLTVRNVILVSLVPAASMALYWTNDHHHLFYNWVSFNVVQDTVEMYTDYATVFFLLYLYIHALTIVGSLFVFYLFSNTPRTQKKQTGIVLAASCLPWLVSTGEVTFYMSGSYIDVLMNFSSLTLAAVLYYIGTFTFKHSDVTPLSYDAVVENMDDGVIIIDSDGALGYANSTGREVLGLGPEVMGRPAENVLVPLGLGPFCGGHAASSHEKWLNDRMFNVKTRHIPGSSGVVQGHLIVIRDVTEERRAKDSLRLANDKLGLLSMVARHDMMNKLVVQRGYLELAGYNNGGRLTEERRQIMLSNVEDMENIMIFTRDYQCLGLKSPEWQPLGPMVLVAERTVHPPGIDVLIDAQKVELYADLMLQKVFTNLLDNSARHGERVSVIHVWTEENQDLSLSVLYEDNGVGVPMEEKEKIFELGHGRNTGLGMYLSRQILGITGSTITEKGRPGQGCTFEILVPPGKWRKAS; encoded by the coding sequence ATGTCACTGAGGTTGTTGGAGTGGCTCATCCTGGGCATCCTGATCCTGACATGCCTGCTCTTGGCGGCCAAGACGTTCAGGAAGGAGAAGGGACGGCTGCGGTCGCTTTTCATCATCCTCATGCTCACCTTCTGCGGCCTTTTTTCCACGCTGGCCCTGGACCTGTGGGTGGAGAGCATGGATGTCAGGGTCTTCCTTGGGGGCTTGCAGGTCCTGCTGTTCTCCATCGCCTGCATACTGCTGCTCTTCTTCGACCTGGAGTATGCTGGAAAGGGCAGATGGCTCACGGTCAGGAACGTTATCCTGGTATCCCTGGTCCCGGCCGCGTCCATGGCGCTGTACTGGACGAACGATCACCATCACCTCTTCTATAACTGGGTGAGCTTCAACGTCGTGCAGGACACCGTGGAGATGTATACTGACTATGCTACCGTGTTCTTCCTCCTTTATCTGTACATCCATGCGCTCACCATCGTAGGCAGCCTGTTCGTCTTCTACCTGTTCAGCAACACCCCCAGGACGCAGAAGAAGCAGACCGGCATTGTGCTGGCGGCCTCCTGTCTCCCTTGGCTCGTGAGCACTGGAGAGGTCACTTTCTACATGTCAGGGTCTTACATCGACGTACTGATGAACTTCTCATCCCTCACGCTGGCAGCAGTCCTTTATTATATCGGGACCTTCACCTTCAAGCACTCCGACGTAACCCCCCTAAGCTATGACGCGGTGGTGGAGAACATGGACGACGGGGTCATAATCATAGACTCCGACGGCGCCCTGGGCTATGCCAACTCCACGGGCCGTGAGGTCCTGGGCCTCGGCCCTGAGGTCATGGGCAGACCGGCCGAGAACGTGCTGGTACCTCTTGGCTTGGGGCCGTTCTGTGGAGGCCACGCGGCCTCATCCCACGAGAAATGGTTGAACGACAGGATGTTCAACGTGAAGACCCGCCACATCCCCGGGTCCAGCGGTGTGGTCCAGGGTCATCTCATAGTGATACGGGATGTTACCGAGGAGCGCAGGGCCAAGGACTCCCTACGCCTGGCGAACGATAAGCTGGGCCTGCTGTCGATGGTGGCCAGGCATGACATGATGAACAAATTGGTGGTCCAGCGAGGATACCTGGAGCTGGCCGGGTACAACAACGGGGGCAGGCTGACGGAGGAGCGGCGCCAGATAATGCTTTCCAACGTCGAGGACATGGAGAACATCATGATCTTCACCCGCGACTACCAGTGCCTCGGCCTGAAGAGCCCGGAGTGGCAGCCCCTCGGCCCCATGGTTTTGGTCGCAGAGAGGACGGTGCACCCCCCGGGCATCGACGTCCTCATCGATGCCCAGAAAGTGGAGCTGTACGCCGATCTCATGCTGCAGAAGGTGTTCACCAACCTCCTGGACAACTCCGCCCGCCACGGGGAGAGGGTTAGCGTCATCCACGTATGGACGGAGGAGAACCAGGACCTCAGCCTTTCGGTCCTCTACGAGGACAACGGAGTGGGCGTGCCCATGGAGGAGAAGGAGAAGATATTCGAGCTAGGCCACGGCCGCAACACCGGCCTGGGCATGTACCTCTCGCGGCAGATATTGGGCATCACGGGATCGACCATCACGGAGAAGGGACGGCCCGGCCAGGGCTGCACCTTCGAGATCCTGGTGCCCCCTGGTAAATGGAGAAAGGCATCGTGA
- a CDS encoding dihydropteroate synthase: MLIISERINGLFTSVGKAIDKRDAKFIQDLALRQVECGAQALDVNVGPGRDDGPAAMEWLVSTVQEVSSLPLSLDTSGPKTMEAGLRAAKNHVIMNSTTAEEKKMAKFFPLCKEFDAEIICLCMDEKGVPNSAEARAEMAMLMITKAMEYDIMPERLYLDPLVLPTSAAQDQGRKIIQAVQMFQTLNEPAPRTVVGLSNVSNGTKQRSLLNRTFLAMLMGSGLSAAICDPEDQELMDIIKAGQVLMNERLYCDDFLRD; this comes from the coding sequence ATGCTGATCATCTCAGAGAGGATAAACGGGTTGTTCACTTCCGTGGGGAAGGCCATCGACAAACGGGACGCCAAGTTCATCCAGGACCTGGCCCTCCGGCAGGTGGAGTGCGGGGCCCAGGCGCTGGACGTAAATGTAGGTCCCGGTCGCGATGATGGCCCCGCGGCAATGGAGTGGCTGGTATCCACGGTGCAGGAGGTGTCCTCTCTGCCGCTGTCCCTGGACACATCCGGTCCCAAGACCATGGAGGCAGGCCTCAGGGCCGCCAAGAACCATGTCATCATGAACTCCACCACCGCCGAGGAGAAGAAGATGGCCAAGTTCTTCCCTCTGTGCAAGGAGTTCGATGCGGAGATCATCTGCCTTTGCATGGACGAGAAGGGCGTTCCCAACTCTGCTGAGGCCAGGGCGGAGATGGCCATGCTCATGATAACTAAGGCCATGGAGTACGATATCATGCCCGAGAGGCTCTACCTCGATCCCTTGGTGCTTCCGACCAGCGCGGCCCAGGACCAGGGAAGGAAGATAATCCAGGCAGTGCAGATGTTCCAGACCCTAAATGAGCCGGCCCCCCGCACGGTGGTGGGCCTCAGCAACGTGTCCAACGGTACCAAGCAGCGCAGCCTGCTAAACCGCACCTTCCTGGCCATGCTGATGGGCTCCGGCCTCAGCGCTGCCATCTGCGATCCCGAGGACCAGGAGCTCATGGACATCATCAAGGCAGGTCAGGTACTCATGAACGAGAGGCTATACTGCGATGATTTCCTCCGGGACTGA
- a CDS encoding PD-(D/E)XK nuclease family protein has protein sequence MGDLRELVIVNCDHKTPRVYSHSSLSCFEQCPHKYQYRYIEGLEAERRGIEAFSGSIVHLALQHLHQRADEGEVLGEEDIIAFLRDRWEENMGDDVVIVKKDMTRSDHLRRAEAGLRAYHRHYHPFDRGCTVGLEHGIKFKVQGDREHSLVGYIDRLTEAGDGVFEIHDYKTGKRLPTSADLKNDRQLALYEIGVRQNYPQVKEVRLVWHFISHDKEMTSCRTAEELTDLERGVGTLIDKIESCQCFPCRAGSLCRWCEHSDLCQH, from the coding sequence TTGGGAGATCTGCGTGAGCTGGTCATCGTGAACTGTGATCACAAAACACCGAGGGTCTATTCCCATTCCTCCCTGAGCTGCTTCGAGCAATGCCCTCACAAGTATCAGTATAGGTATATTGAAGGCTTGGAAGCGGAGCGCAGGGGCATCGAGGCCTTCTCCGGCTCCATAGTGCATCTGGCCCTGCAGCACCTTCATCAGCGGGCAGATGAGGGCGAGGTGCTGGGAGAGGAGGACATTATCGCCTTCCTCCGGGACAGGTGGGAAGAGAACATGGGCGATGATGTCGTCATAGTGAAGAAGGACATGACGAGATCTGATCACCTCAGGAGGGCGGAGGCGGGGCTCCGTGCCTATCACCGCCACTACCACCCCTTCGATCGCGGATGCACCGTAGGGCTGGAGCACGGCATCAAATTCAAGGTCCAGGGGGACAGGGAGCACTCTCTCGTGGGCTACATCGATCGTCTCACCGAGGCTGGCGACGGGGTGTTCGAGATCCATGATTACAAGACCGGTAAGAGGCTGCCCACCTCCGCCGACCTTAAGAATGATCGCCAGCTGGCCCTTTACGAGATAGGTGTCCGTCAGAACTATCCTCAGGTGAAGGAGGTTCGCCTGGTGTGGCATTTCATATCTCACGACAAGGAGATGACATCATGCCGCACCGCGGAGGAGCTGACCGACCTAGAGCGGGGCGTGGGAACGCTTATCGATAAGATCGAGAGCTGTCAATGCTTCCCCTGTCGTGCCGGTTCACTCTGCCGATGGTGCGAACACAGTGACCTCTGCCAGCATTAA